One genomic region from Natrinema caseinilyticum encodes:
- a CDS encoding dihydrolipoyl dehydrogenase family protein encodes MEEYDFLVIGSGSGLDVANIAADQGQSVAVVEKGRLGGTCLNRGCIPSKKLLYHADVMETIERADEFGIDATVDDVAFADIVRDVTDDVHGSSDSIRRGLHASDRIDLYEAKARFVDERTLDLAGGSADGTRLRADTVLVAAGTRPAIPPLDGLEGVEYLTSTEALQLETLPDRLVVVGGGYIAAELAHFFGTFGSDVTIISRRPTMLPDADDEVSAAFTERYADRFDLHTGYEADAVSRDHGSISVEARAFTYPDSDAGDQHGGAANGDDRITVTGDELLIAAGRVPNSDTLNLAAAGVETDADEFIRTDEYLRTTADGVWALGDIVGEYLLKHNANHEARAVARNLFGDGLEPVDYSAMPFAVFASPEVAGVGLTEQELRAADREYATRVYPYDETARGSAMHAAGFVKSIIDLEGAILGCHIIGPEASDLIQEVVVAMTAGSGTVGDIRQSVHIHPALSEVVQRAFTGQFTRRGAHEHDHDHGHGHDHDHDHDSDR; translated from the coding sequence GACGGCTCGGCGGCACCTGCCTCAATCGCGGTTGTATCCCGTCGAAGAAGTTGTTGTATCACGCAGACGTGATGGAAACGATCGAACGCGCGGACGAATTCGGGATCGACGCGACCGTCGACGACGTCGCCTTCGCCGATATCGTCCGCGACGTCACCGACGACGTACACGGCAGTTCCGACTCGATCAGGCGCGGGCTGCACGCGTCGGACCGAATCGATCTGTACGAGGCGAAAGCCCGGTTCGTCGACGAGCGAACGCTCGACCTCGCTGGCGGCTCGGCGGACGGGACCCGCCTTCGAGCGGACACCGTCCTCGTGGCGGCGGGCACGCGGCCGGCGATTCCACCGCTGGACGGACTCGAGGGCGTCGAGTACCTCACGAGCACCGAGGCGCTCCAGTTGGAGACCCTGCCCGACCGTCTCGTCGTCGTCGGCGGCGGATACATCGCGGCCGAACTCGCACACTTCTTCGGAACGTTCGGCAGCGACGTGACGATCATCAGCCGGCGACCGACCATGCTCCCGGACGCGGACGACGAAGTCAGCGCCGCGTTCACCGAGCGCTACGCCGACCGGTTCGACCTGCACACCGGCTACGAAGCCGACGCCGTCTCGAGAGATCACGGGTCGATCTCCGTCGAAGCGCGCGCCTTTACCTACCCCGACTCCGACGCCGGTGATCAGCACGGTGGCGCCGCAAACGGGGACGATCGAATCACGGTCACCGGCGACGAACTCCTCATCGCGGCCGGCCGAGTCCCGAATAGCGATACACTGAACCTCGCGGCCGCCGGCGTCGAAACGGACGCCGACGAGTTCATCCGGACCGACGAGTACCTCCGGACGACCGCGGACGGCGTCTGGGCGCTCGGCGACATCGTCGGCGAGTACCTGCTGAAGCACAACGCCAATCACGAGGCACGAGCCGTCGCGCGCAACCTCTTCGGGGACGGCCTGGAGCCCGTCGACTACTCGGCGATGCCGTTCGCCGTCTTCGCGTCGCCGGAGGTCGCGGGCGTCGGACTGACCGAACAGGAGTTACGCGCGGCCGACCGCGAGTACGCCACACGCGTCTATCCCTACGACGAAACGGCGCGCGGGAGCGCGATGCACGCGGCGGGGTTCGTCAAATCGATCATCGATCTCGAGGGCGCCATCCTCGGCTGTCACATCATCGGCCCCGAGGCCTCGGATCTGATTCAGGAGGTCGTCGTCGCGATGACCGCCGGCTCCGGAACGGTCGGGGACATCCGTCAGTCGGTCCACATCCATCCCGCTCTCTCGGAGGTCGTCCAGCGTGCGTTCACCGGCCAGTTCACCCGGCGCGGTGCCCACGAACACGATCACGATCACGGCCACGGCCACGACCACGACCACGACCACGACTCGGATCGGTGA
- a CDS encoding DNA topoisomerase IV subunit A: MSADDTQQAREQLIDLAAQFYDQFELGEIPHMSVPTRTKNNIEYDEEKDVWVYGDRESTRSANSVRGARKLLKAVYTIEFLSGQLEEDRSSTLRELYYLSESWDNDEAQFSDQDESNGLIEDLEIVSGVTREDFHMRPEESGATIMGPLHLREQTRRGEREIHCQEDVGEGGYQIPNNPDTIDFLDSDADFILAVETGGMRDRLVENGFDDEYNALIVHLKGQPARATRRITKRLHDELDLPVTVFTDGDPWSYRIYGSVAYGSIKSAHLSEYLATPEAQFVGIQPADIVEYELPTDPLSDSDVNALESELEDPRFQTDYWEEQIELQLDLEKKSEQQSLASYGLDFVTDTYLPDRLSQMDVI; the protein is encoded by the coding sequence ATGAGCGCAGACGATACCCAGCAGGCACGAGAACAGTTGATCGATCTCGCGGCGCAGTTCTACGACCAGTTCGAACTGGGCGAGATCCCGCATATGTCCGTGCCGACGCGGACGAAGAACAACATCGAGTACGACGAGGAAAAAGACGTCTGGGTCTACGGTGACCGGGAATCGACCAGATCAGCCAACTCCGTTCGAGGTGCGCGAAAGCTTCTCAAAGCGGTCTATACGATCGAATTCCTCTCCGGCCAGCTCGAAGAGGACCGGTCGTCCACCCTGCGTGAACTCTACTACCTCTCGGAAAGCTGGGACAACGACGAAGCCCAGTTCTCGGATCAGGACGAATCGAACGGCCTCATCGAGGACCTGGAGATCGTCTCCGGGGTCACTCGCGAGGATTTCCACATGCGCCCGGAAGAGTCCGGCGCGACGATCATGGGACCGCTGCACCTCCGCGAACAAACCCGTCGTGGCGAGCGCGAGATTCACTGTCAGGAAGACGTCGGCGAGGGCGGCTACCAGATTCCGAACAATCCGGACACGATCGACTTTCTCGACTCCGACGCCGACTTCATTCTCGCCGTCGAGACCGGTGGGATGCGCGATCGACTGGTCGAGAACGGGTTCGACGACGAGTACAACGCCCTGATCGTCCATCTCAAGGGTCAGCCCGCCCGGGCGACCCGCCGGATCACCAAGCGTCTCCACGACGAACTCGATCTGCCCGTGACCGTCTTTACCGACGGCGACCCGTGGTCGTACCGCATCTACGGCTCGGTCGCCTACGGGTCGATCAAGTCCGCCCACCTCTCGGAGTACCTCGCGACCCCGGAGGCCCAGTTCGTGGGCATCCAGCCCGCCGACATCGTCGAGTACGAACTGCCCACCGACCCGCTCTCGGATTCGGACGTCAACGCCCTCGAGAGCGAACTCGAGGACCCCCGCTTCCAGACCGATTACTGGGAGGAACAGATCGAACTGCAACTCGACCTCGAGAAGAAATCCGAACAGCAGTCGCTGGCGTCGTACGGTCTCGATTTCGTGACGGATACGTATCTCCCGGATCGGCTCAGCCAAATGGACGTAATCTAG
- a CDS encoding DsrE family protein, which translates to MTRAAIVILAGTESHSDLGRLVNGLEAAREFDENPEDDLELIFDGAGTQWIPELEDESHDYHELYRSLSEEAAVCDYCANAFGVDDAVAETGVVTVDENGGHPSVRSLVDEGHEIITF; encoded by the coding sequence ATGACACGCGCAGCGATCGTTATTCTGGCGGGCACCGAATCGCACAGCGACCTCGGCCGACTCGTAAACGGCCTCGAGGCAGCACGAGAGTTCGACGAAAATCCCGAGGACGATCTGGAACTGATCTTCGACGGGGCCGGAACGCAGTGGATCCCCGAACTCGAGGACGAGAGCCACGACTATCACGAACTCTATCGGTCGCTCAGCGAGGAAGCCGCGGTCTGTGACTACTGTGCGAACGCGTTCGGCGTCGACGACGCGGTCGCGGAGACCGGAGTCGTCACGGTCGACGAGAACGGCGGTCACCCGAGCGTCCGCTCGCTGGTCGACGAGGGCCACGAAATTATCACCTTCTAG
- a CDS encoding DNA topoisomerase VI subunit B yields MTSFQSTLGDEPGIAEELAESQQSISIAEFFEKNKHMLGFDSGARGLVTAVKEAVDNALDAAEEAGILPDIYVEIQETGDYYRLIVEDNGPGLTKESLPKVFGKLLYGSRFHAREQSRGQQGIGISAAVLYSQLTSGKPAKITSRTQGSSEAEYFELIIDTDENEPEISVEETTTWDRPHGTRIELEMEANMRARQQLHDYIKHTAVVNPHARLELREPQEHFKFERATDQLPEETEEIRPHPHGVELGTVMKMLNATDSQTVSGFVQGEFTRVGKKTAESIIDAFRDRHYGREMRWRPPASHESVDVATAVENATANKGPDATSAFAEAVADAVGDRDRIAHHELLEVVDSAADGVEADHGTTFGDTVRENAVRAVWLELIDAADDAAANAGDGADDTDVDSRLVTDLYELADDATSTRKDDEVIHAFADRLAAKFEEERENDNVRHRLSRGQLREYVDRAADLTEEYDDVSFGETARENVVEAVWSVMATVPDDPPLVRELNGDRDATSNLVDAMRATDIMAPPTRCLAPITEDLITAGLEKEFDADFFASATRDAGVSGGDPFVVEAGIAYGGDLEAEGTGEVLRFANRVPLVYQRGACATTDVVKTIGWRNYGLDQPGGSGLPNGPVVIMIHVASTNVPFTSESKDAIANVPEIEDEIELAVREASRELKSYLNKRRSMQQRRKKQNVLGKILPEMAEKVAEVTGRSKPDIDDAVARIMNNVLVERQIEENGTGAAVSVVVENNSNTKESLEVTDIVSAEPENLSDGATVVEMDGEWFVKWEADVGSGDDATLGYEVPDDATFDLDVKGVESEKLTVTDQ; encoded by the coding sequence ATGACGTCGTTCCAGTCGACACTCGGTGACGAGCCGGGGATCGCCGAGGAGCTGGCCGAGAGTCAGCAGTCGATCTCCATCGCCGAGTTCTTCGAGAAGAACAAGCACATGCTCGGCTTCGACAGCGGCGCTCGTGGCCTCGTCACGGCCGTCAAGGAGGCCGTCGACAACGCCTTAGACGCCGCCGAGGAAGCGGGCATTCTCCCGGACATCTACGTCGAGATTCAGGAAACCGGTGACTACTATCGCCTGATCGTCGAGGACAACGGACCGGGACTGACCAAAGAATCGCTCCCGAAGGTCTTCGGGAAGCTCCTCTACGGATCGCGCTTTCACGCACGCGAACAGTCCCGGGGCCAGCAAGGGATCGGTATCTCCGCCGCCGTCCTCTACTCACAGCTGACGAGCGGGAAGCCCGCGAAGATCACCAGTCGGACGCAGGGCTCGAGCGAGGCGGAGTACTTCGAACTGATTATCGATACCGACGAAAACGAACCCGAAATCAGCGTCGAGGAGACGACGACCTGGGATCGCCCCCACGGGACGCGCATCGAACTCGAGATGGAAGCCAACATGCGCGCCCGCCAGCAGCTCCACGATTACATCAAGCACACGGCGGTCGTCAACCCCCACGCTCGCCTCGAGCTTCGCGAGCCCCAGGAACACTTCAAGTTCGAACGCGCGACCGACCAGCTCCCCGAGGAGACCGAGGAAATCCGCCCGCACCCACACGGTGTCGAACTCGGGACTGTGATGAAAATGTTGAACGCAACCGACTCCCAGACGGTTTCCGGGTTCGTACAGGGTGAGTTCACTCGCGTCGGGAAGAAGACCGCCGAATCGATCATCGACGCGTTCCGCGACCGCCACTACGGCCGCGAGATGCGCTGGCGTCCCCCGGCGTCCCACGAATCCGTCGACGTCGCGACAGCGGTCGAGAACGCGACGGCGAACAAGGGCCCGGACGCGACCAGCGCCTTCGCCGAGGCCGTCGCGGACGCCGTCGGCGATCGGGACCGGATCGCCCACCACGAGTTACTCGAGGTCGTCGACTCGGCCGCAGACGGCGTCGAGGCCGACCACGGAACGACGTTCGGCGACACCGTCCGCGAAAACGCCGTCCGGGCCGTGTGGCTCGAATTGATCGACGCCGCCGACGACGCGGCGGCGAACGCGGGCGACGGTGCGGACGACACCGACGTGGACTCGCGCCTCGTAACCGACCTGTACGAACTCGCCGACGACGCGACGAGCACCCGCAAAGACGACGAGGTGATCCACGCGTTCGCGGACCGGCTCGCGGCCAAATTCGAGGAGGAACGCGAAAACGACAACGTCCGCCATCGGCTCTCCCGCGGCCAACTCCGCGAGTACGTCGACCGGGCGGCGGATCTCACCGAGGAGTACGACGACGTCTCGTTCGGCGAGACCGCTCGCGAGAACGTCGTGGAGGCCGTCTGGAGTGTGATGGCGACGGTGCCGGACGACCCGCCGCTCGTCCGGGAGCTAAACGGCGACCGCGATGCGACCAGCAACCTGGTCGACGCCATGCGCGCCACCGACATCATGGCGCCGCCGACGCGGTGTCTGGCGCCGATCACCGAGGACCTCATCACCGCGGGCCTCGAGAAGGAGTTCGACGCCGATTTCTTCGCGTCGGCCACCCGTGACGCGGGCGTCTCCGGCGGTGACCCGTTCGTCGTCGAGGCCGGAATCGCCTACGGCGGTGATCTCGAGGCCGAAGGAACCGGCGAGGTCCTCCGATTTGCGAATCGAGTCCCCCTGGTCTACCAGCGCGGGGCCTGTGCGACGACCGACGTGGTAAAGACGATCGGCTGGCGCAACTACGGCCTCGATCAACCCGGCGGCTCCGGGCTGCCGAACGGGCCGGTGGTGATCATGATCCACGTCGCCTCGACGAACGTTCCGTTTACGAGTGAATCGAAAGACGCCATCGCGAACGTTCCGGAGATCGAAGACGAGATCGAACTGGCGGTCCGAGAGGCCTCGCGAGAGCTCAAGAGCTATCTCAACAAGCGCCGGTCGATGCAGCAGCGCCGAAAGAAGCAAAACGTCCTCGGGAAGATCTTACCGGAGATGGCAGAGAAGGTCGCCGAGGTCACCGGCCGCAGCAAACCCGATATCGACGACGCGGTCGCACGCATCATGAACAACGTTCTCGTCGAGCGCCAGATCGAAGAAAACGGAACCGGCGCCGCAGTCTCCGTCGTCGTCGAGAACAACTCCAACACGAAAGAGTCACTCGAGGTGACCGACATCGTCTCGGCCGAGCCCGAGAACCTCTCTGACGGCGCGACCGTCGTCGAGATGGACGGCGAGTGGTTCGTCAAGTGGGAGGCCGACGTCGGAAGCGGCGACGATGCCACGCTCGGGTACGAGGTACCGGACGACGCGACGTTCGATCTGGACGTCAAGGGCGTCGAAAGCGAGAAACTCACCGTTACTGACCAATGA